Proteins from a genomic interval of Tenacibaculum sp. SZ-18:
- a CDS encoding acyltransferase, translated as MTKPKSNEIFIHPLADVQTTDIGKQTRIWQFSSIMENVKIGVNCNISSHTFIENNVIIGNNVTIKSGVFLWDGLIIEDNVFIGPNVTFTNDKYPRSKQYLDSYQKTVIQHGASIGANATILGGLIIGSNSLIGAGSVVTKHIASSELWVGNPAKFVRNL; from the coding sequence ATGACCAAACCAAAAAGTAATGAAATTTTTATACATCCACTTGCTGACGTTCAAACGACAGACATCGGAAAACAAACTAGGATATGGCAATTTAGTAGTATCATGGAAAATGTGAAAATTGGTGTTAATTGTAATATAAGTAGTCACACATTTATAGAAAACAACGTTATTATTGGTAATAATGTTACCATAAAAAGTGGAGTGTTTTTATGGGATGGATTAATAATTGAAGATAATGTTTTTATTGGTCCAAATGTTACATTTACAAATGATAAGTATCCTCGTTCTAAGCAATATCTTGACTCATACCAAAAAACTGTCATTCAACACGGTGCTTCTATTGGTGCCAATGCCACCATTTTAGGTGGCCTAATAATAGGATCAAATTCGTTAATTGGTGCAGGAAGCGTTGTTACAAAGCATATTGCTTCATCAGAACTATGGGTGGGTAACCCTGCCAAATTTGTTCGTAATTTATAA